A region from the Actinoplanes sp. OR16 genome encodes:
- a CDS encoding sensor histidine kinase — MIATRGQVVDAAAALAVLLVCGYAAQESGHPTWWQWVMVVAVAGPVAVRRHVPLPAAVVTMAASAGVLICGVISVEASPGLCAAVALTQYEAAVSLPPSRSIPALATGLSGAAGLGLWWPATLVVVPAVAISWTAGRLVRHRRNLAEQVFEARTAGAVTEERLRLARDMHDIVAHSLSMIAMKASVARHVAAVRPEESMAALEVIETASREALIEMRRAIGLLRADQGPATPADGDQDLRTLARRAEQAGVQVETTFGGETTPPAAVHLVVYRIVQEALTNVVRHAQATRCTVDVETDRESVTVRVVDNGTATVTSEGGGHGLRGMRERVTAYGGSLQAGPCADGGFAVTARVPYHPAGRGGRP, encoded by the coding sequence GTGATCGCGACGCGGGGGCAGGTTGTCGATGCGGCGGCGGCCTTGGCCGTTCTGCTGGTGTGCGGTTACGCGGCGCAGGAGTCCGGACATCCGACCTGGTGGCAGTGGGTCATGGTGGTCGCGGTCGCCGGTCCGGTCGCCGTCCGCCGCCATGTGCCGCTGCCCGCCGCTGTGGTGACGATGGCCGCATCCGCCGGCGTTCTGATCTGCGGTGTCATCTCCGTCGAGGCGTCGCCCGGTCTGTGCGCCGCCGTGGCACTGACGCAGTACGAGGCGGCCGTGAGTCTGCCGCCGTCGCGTTCGATTCCGGCGCTGGCCACCGGGCTCAGCGGTGCTGCCGGGCTGGGACTGTGGTGGCCGGCGACGCTGGTGGTCGTGCCGGCAGTGGCGATTTCGTGGACGGCCGGCCGGCTCGTCCGCCACCGCCGGAACCTCGCCGAGCAGGTGTTCGAAGCGCGGACCGCCGGCGCGGTGACCGAGGAGCGGCTGCGCCTCGCCCGCGACATGCACGACATCGTGGCCCACAGTCTCAGCATGATCGCGATGAAGGCCAGCGTGGCGCGCCACGTCGCCGCCGTCCGGCCCGAGGAGAGCATGGCGGCCCTGGAAGTCATCGAGACGGCCAGCCGGGAGGCGCTGATCGAGATGCGCCGCGCCATCGGCCTGCTCCGCGCGGACCAGGGCCCCGCCACACCGGCGGACGGAGACCAGGATCTGCGGACACTCGCTCGCCGTGCCGAACAGGCCGGCGTCCAGGTCGAAACGACGTTCGGCGGCGAGACCACGCCGCCGGCCGCGGTCCACCTCGTCGTGTACCGCATAGTCCAGGAAGCCCTGACCAACGTCGTCCGTCACGCGCAAGCCACCAGGTGCACGGTCGACGTCGAGACCGATAGGGAATCCGTGACGGTGCGGGTGGTCGACAACGGCACCGCTACCGTGACATCGGAGGGAGGCGGCCACGGACTGCGCGGTATGCGCGAGCGGGTCACCGCCTACGGCGGCAGCCTGCAGGCCGGGCCGTGCGCGGACGGTGGATTCGCGGTGACAGCGCGCGTCCCGTACCACCCGGCGGGCCGGGGTGGCCGACCGTGA
- a CDS encoding MFS transporter has product MRLSFLLVTVFLDMLGLGVIVPILPSLMTAVTGSAAGAVYWSGLLGSAYGLLQFAVSPLLGRLSDRYGRRPVLLLSLTCLGVDWLAHAAVPEPWALLFFHGLAGACAGTSTVVNAYVADVTPEEGRARAYGRIGAAYALGFVAGPLLGGLLGAVDVRLPFLAAAGLSFAGVAWGRLVLPESHRGDRSSPVTFRMANPVGAITVVLRRAVLGRLAYARLCADVARMIQQSVWTFFLAYQFGFGTTQAGVVMAAGATAGAVFQARATGPVVRLLGDKRAAITGTLIGAASFAGIALSTGATTLYLWSAVGVLGSYAGAATQSWISRTTPAAEQGTVQGALTGLSAIAETLVPLAASTAFGLLLAHDAAGLVLMAAAAAAALSATVLFLTPAPAAPITGR; this is encoded by the coding sequence GTGCGCCTCTCCTTCCTGCTCGTGACCGTCTTCCTCGACATGCTCGGGCTCGGCGTCATCGTCCCGATCCTGCCGTCGCTGATGACGGCAGTGACCGGTTCTGCCGCCGGCGCCGTCTACTGGTCCGGGCTGCTCGGCTCGGCCTACGGACTGCTTCAGTTCGCCGTCTCGCCGCTGCTCGGGCGGCTCTCCGACCGGTACGGCCGCCGTCCCGTCCTCCTGCTGTCGCTGACCTGCCTCGGCGTCGACTGGCTGGCCCACGCCGCGGTGCCGGAACCCTGGGCGCTGCTGTTCTTCCACGGCCTCGCCGGGGCGTGCGCGGGTACGTCCACCGTGGTCAACGCGTATGTGGCCGATGTGACGCCGGAAGAGGGCCGGGCCCGGGCGTACGGGCGGATCGGCGCGGCGTACGCCCTGGGTTTCGTGGCCGGGCCGCTCCTGGGCGGGCTGCTCGGCGCGGTCGACGTGCGGCTGCCGTTCCTCGCCGCGGCCGGCCTGTCGTTCGCCGGCGTCGCCTGGGGCCGGCTGGTCCTCCCCGAGTCGCACCGGGGTGACCGGTCGTCGCCCGTCACGTTCCGGATGGCGAACCCGGTCGGCGCGATCACGGTGGTGCTGCGCCGGGCCGTGCTGGGGCGTCTGGCGTACGCACGGCTCTGCGCCGACGTCGCCCGGATGATCCAGCAGTCGGTGTGGACGTTCTTCCTGGCCTACCAGTTCGGGTTCGGCACCACCCAGGCCGGCGTCGTGATGGCGGCCGGTGCCACGGCAGGCGCGGTGTTCCAGGCGCGGGCGACCGGCCCGGTCGTCCGGCTCCTCGGCGACAAACGGGCCGCGATCACCGGCACCCTGATCGGCGCGGCCTCCTTCGCCGGCATCGCCCTGTCCACCGGCGCCACCACGCTCTACCTCTGGTCGGCCGTGGGCGTCCTCGGCTCGTACGCCGGCGCCGCCACCCAGTCCTGGATCTCCCGAACCACCCCGGCCGCCGAGCAGGGGACCGTCCAGGGCGCCCTGACCGGACTCTCCGCCATAGCCGAGACCCTGGTGCCGCTCGCTGCGAGCACGGCGTTCGGCCTGCTGCTCGCCCACGACGCGGCCGGCCTGGTCCTGATGGCCGCCGCCGCAGCGGCAGCCCTGTCGGCCACCGTCCTCTTCCTCACTCCGGCTCCCGCCGCTCCGATCACCGGCCGCTGA
- a CDS encoding PHB depolymerase family esterase, with protein sequence MSMPISRRRALISGAGIAAGLAVPGVAVPGAATAAGRPVRFTLNAETLDGGEQVTSVTLQTAHLGRIDPRNLTTGTFSVHATATSPIPSPPVLGEYDGDRAVTAARLDRRGNIVLDLASAEGQAGGGTLGYVVSRGRNVRLDLSYTITQNAPLGNLVIGRFVQGPLSNREVDAFGFGTSQSGMKYRLYTPESRGKRPLIVWLHGGGEGASLPDGYYDNETTLRANRGALGFATPEAQRIFGGAYVVAPQSFSFWMEDGDRYAPLIREIVRDLVRRLPVDTDRIHVVGCSNGGYMSMKMTTVYPSLFASSVPICGIVGSLQPGNPPLIPDEQLAAITTPTWLVTSLDDTTVPPEPNTIHAHSLIPGAEVTLYEHVIWNGHQFPGHWSWIYVARNDPALPGGTRIWQWMSRRRR encoded by the coding sequence ATGTCCATGCCGATCAGTCGTCGCAGAGCCTTGATCTCCGGCGCCGGGATCGCCGCGGGTCTCGCCGTGCCCGGCGTCGCCGTCCCGGGCGCTGCCACCGCCGCCGGAAGGCCCGTCCGGTTCACTCTGAACGCCGAGACGCTCGACGGCGGCGAACAGGTCACCTCGGTGACGCTGCAGACCGCCCACCTGGGGCGCATCGATCCCCGGAACCTCACCACCGGCACGTTCTCGGTGCACGCGACGGCGACCAGCCCGATCCCGTCGCCGCCCGTCCTCGGCGAGTACGACGGGGACCGGGCGGTGACCGCGGCCCGGCTCGACCGGCGCGGGAACATCGTCCTGGATCTGGCTTCCGCGGAGGGGCAGGCCGGGGGCGGGACCCTCGGTTACGTCGTGAGCCGGGGGCGGAATGTCAGGCTTGACCTGTCGTACACGATCACGCAGAACGCCCCTCTCGGAAATCTGGTGATCGGCCGGTTCGTGCAGGGTCCGCTGTCGAACCGCGAGGTGGACGCGTTCGGCTTCGGGACGTCACAGTCCGGAATGAAATACCGGTTGTACACCCCTGAGTCACGGGGCAAGCGGCCGTTGATCGTCTGGCTGCACGGTGGCGGCGAGGGCGCTTCGCTGCCGGACGGCTACTACGACAACGAGACGACGCTGCGGGCCAACCGGGGTGCCCTCGGGTTCGCCACACCCGAGGCCCAGCGGATCTTCGGTGGCGCCTATGTGGTGGCGCCGCAGAGCTTCTCGTTCTGGATGGAGGACGGCGACCGGTACGCGCCACTGATCCGTGAGATCGTCCGCGACCTGGTCCGCAGGCTGCCCGTCGACACCGACCGGATCCACGTGGTGGGCTGCAGCAACGGCGGCTACATGAGCATGAAGATGACCACCGTCTACCCGTCGCTGTTCGCCTCCTCGGTGCCGATCTGCGGCATCGTCGGATCTCTGCAGCCCGGCAACCCGCCGTTGATCCCGGACGAGCAGCTGGCCGCCATCACCACGCCGACCTGGCTGGTCACCTCGCTCGACGACACCACCGTCCCACCCGAACCCAACACGATCCACGCGCACTCGCTGATCCCGGGCGCGGAGGTGACGCTGTATGAGCACGTGATCTGGAACGGTCACCAGTTCCCCGGCCACTGGTCGTGGATCTACGTGGCCCGCAACGACCCGGCCCTGCCCGGCGGCACCCGCATCTGGCAGTGGATGTCCCGCCGGCGCCGCTGA
- a CDS encoding alpha-amylase family glycosyl hydrolase, whose amino-acid sequence MSIRRTAAVILSAVLAATMTTTPAQAKSGLPGKHALRGPVTDENFYFVMADRFENGDAANDRGGLPDDPLVSGFDPTRKGFYNGGDLSGLLQRIDYIQGLGTTSIWLTPSFKNKAVQLEDGPSAGYHGYWITDFTRIDPHLGTNEELKAVVEAAHRKGMKVYFDIITNHTADVIGYQEGARLPYVSKDQAPYRTPDGTPVDDRDFAGRHDFPALVPPYTPVLDPDEKNLKVPAWLNDTSLYHNRGDTTFTGENSYYGDFFGLDDLFTENPRVVDGMIDVYKTWIRDFGIDGFRIDTMKHVNDEFWQRFGPEVLKYARAQGKREFFMFGEVFDTSRSFTSHFTTADRMQAVIDFPFQAAARDFASKSAPATGLGQFFAGDDWYTDADSNVYELPTFLGNHDMGRIGNFVVTDNPGAGDAEWVARDRLAHELMYFSRGNPVVYYGDEQGFTGPGGDQDARQTMFASTVPEYLDDDLLGTTATHATSNFTPTHPLYRTISDLADLTRRHPALRDGAHQHRFASDSAGVYAFSRIDRGQQREYVVALNNSEQTAGAAIPTYAVNGSYQRVYGSGPSWLRSGADSTISVSVPPLSAVIYASAGRVPYSKKAPAITLGAPVVPAETNSRIQVGATVGGSSFYEVTFYARTGAGGWTPIGTDDTAPYRVFHDVSGLKTGTPVQYKAVVLDNGGHTATSGAKGTQVPPPKVTIEAPAEGANVRDRVEVRATADPERAGHVVRFERSVADGPWTVIGTDSSSPAYTVVDDLAPLKLAAGTAVRYRTVLNGQVSAARTVRYAGPPLETATLLYHRPAGDYDGWGLHLWGDAVDPALLATIGWDRPMPPTRIAGGWAEFDIPLVDDAKPVNFIIHLPNGDTVPTSREPGGDRSFLPIDHPQVWIEQGDPAVHTSPPTGG is encoded by the coding sequence ATGTCGATACGCCGTACCGCTGCTGTGATCCTGTCCGCCGTGCTCGCCGCGACGATGACGACCACGCCGGCCCAAGCAAAGAGTGGTCTCCCCGGGAAGCATGCGCTGCGCGGCCCGGTCACCGACGAGAACTTCTATTTCGTCATGGCCGACCGCTTCGAGAACGGTGACGCCGCCAACGACCGCGGCGGCCTGCCCGATGATCCGCTCGTGTCCGGTTTCGATCCGACGCGCAAGGGCTTCTACAACGGCGGCGATCTGAGCGGCCTGCTCCAGCGCATCGACTACATCCAGGGCCTCGGCACCACGTCGATCTGGCTCACGCCGAGCTTCAAGAACAAGGCGGTGCAACTCGAGGACGGGCCGTCCGCCGGCTACCACGGTTACTGGATCACCGACTTCACCCGCATCGATCCGCACCTGGGCACGAACGAGGAGCTCAAGGCCGTCGTCGAGGCCGCCCACCGCAAGGGCATGAAGGTCTACTTCGACATCATCACGAACCACACGGCCGACGTGATCGGCTATCAGGAAGGCGCCCGTCTTCCCTACGTGAGCAAAGACCAGGCCCCATACCGTACGCCGGACGGCACGCCCGTCGATGATCGCGATTTCGCCGGCCGTCACGATTTCCCGGCGCTGGTTCCGCCGTACACACCGGTCCTGGATCCCGACGAGAAGAATCTCAAGGTCCCGGCCTGGCTCAACGACACGAGTCTCTACCACAACCGGGGCGACACGACGTTCACCGGCGAGAACTCGTACTACGGCGACTTCTTCGGCCTCGATGACCTCTTCACCGAGAACCCGCGCGTGGTCGACGGGATGATCGACGTCTACAAGACCTGGATCAGGGACTTCGGCATCGACGGCTTCCGGATCGACACCATGAAGCACGTCAACGACGAGTTCTGGCAGAGGTTCGGCCCCGAGGTCCTGAAATACGCACGAGCACAAGGCAAACGCGAGTTCTTCATGTTCGGCGAGGTCTTCGACACCAGCCGCAGCTTCACCTCGCACTTCACCACGGCCGACCGGATGCAGGCCGTCATCGACTTCCCGTTCCAGGCCGCGGCCCGGGACTTCGCCTCGAAGAGCGCGCCGGCGACCGGGCTGGGGCAGTTCTTCGCCGGCGACGACTGGTACACCGACGCCGATTCCAACGTCTACGAACTGCCCACCTTCCTCGGCAACCACGACATGGGCCGGATCGGCAACTTCGTGGTCACCGACAACCCGGGCGCCGGCGACGCCGAGTGGGTGGCCCGCGACCGGCTCGCCCACGAGCTGATGTACTTCTCCCGCGGCAACCCGGTCGTCTACTACGGCGACGAGCAGGGCTTCACCGGCCCGGGCGGCGACCAGGACGCCCGGCAGACGATGTTCGCGAGCACGGTGCCGGAATACCTCGACGACGACCTGCTCGGCACCACCGCCACCCACGCGACCAGCAACTTCACGCCGACGCACCCGCTCTACCGGACGATCAGCGACCTCGCCGATCTCACCCGGCGGCATCCGGCCCTGCGCGACGGCGCCCACCAGCATCGGTTCGCGTCGGACAGCGCAGGCGTCTACGCGTTCTCCCGCATCGACCGGGGACAGCAGCGCGAATACGTCGTCGCCCTGAACAACAGCGAGCAGACGGCCGGCGCGGCGATCCCCACCTATGCGGTGAACGGCTCCTATCAGCGGGTCTACGGCTCCGGCCCGAGTTGGCTGCGGTCCGGCGCGGACTCCACGATCTCCGTCTCGGTGCCGCCGCTGTCCGCCGTGATCTACGCGTCGGCGGGGCGTGTTCCGTACAGCAAGAAAGCCCCTGCCATCACGCTGGGCGCGCCGGTCGTCCCGGCCGAGACGAACAGCCGGATCCAGGTCGGCGCCACCGTGGGCGGCAGTTCCTTCTACGAGGTCACCTTCTACGCCCGGACCGGCGCTGGCGGATGGACGCCGATCGGCACCGACGACACCGCGCCCTACCGGGTGTTCCACGACGTCAGCGGGCTGAAGACCGGGACGCCGGTGCAGTACAAGGCGGTCGTGCTCGACAACGGCGGGCACACCGCCACGAGCGGAGCGAAGGGAACCCAGGTCCCGCCGCCGAAGGTGACGATCGAGGCGCCGGCCGAGGGTGCGAACGTGCGCGACCGCGTCGAGGTGCGTGCCACCGCCGATCCGGAACGCGCCGGTCACGTCGTCCGCTTCGAGCGCAGTGTCGCCGATGGACCGTGGACGGTGATCGGGACGGACAGTTCGTCGCCGGCCTACACGGTCGTCGACGATCTCGCCCCGCTGAAGCTCGCGGCAGGCACCGCCGTCCGTTATCGGACAGTGCTGAACGGGCAGGTCAGCGCGGCACGCACTGTCAGATATGCCGGCCCGCCGCTGGAGACGGCGACGCTGCTGTACCACCGGCCGGCCGGCGACTACGACGGCTGGGGCCTGCACCTCTGGGGCGACGCCGTCGATCCGGCGCTGCTCGCCACGATCGGCTGGGACCGTCCGATGCCGCCCACCCGGATCGCCGGCGGCTGGGCCGAGTTCGACATTCCGCTGGTGGACGATGCGAAGCCGGTCAACTTCATCATCCACCTGCCGAACGGCGACACCGTGCCGACCAGCCGCGAACCGGGCGGCGACAGATCCTTCCTGCCCATCGATCACCCGCAGGTCTGGATCGAACAGGGCGATCCGGCCGTGCACACCAGCCCACCGACCGGAGGATGA
- a CDS encoding Hsp70 family protein — MTADYGLGIDLGTTHTAAAVLVDGRVESARLGARRMEIPSAIFVKEDGGLLVGDAAERRGQDEPARLAREFKRRLGDPVPTIVGGMPLSTLTLTAKLLRYVLDTVTTQQSAPPAHVALTYPAHWGPYKRDQLDQAIRLADAGPVRLISEPEAVAHRHAAAGRITPGETVAVYDLGGSSFDVAVLRRDPDGFTLLGAPEGVDQLGGGDFDEAVYAHVLSTLDGVDFDDPEAAAALARLRRDCVEAKESLSFDTEVTVPVALPGRHTRIRISRATFESLITLPIRDTVDATRRALRSAGIQPDSLAGILLAGGSSKIPLVASVLNDAFGRPIITDSHPELSVALGAASLSRTPIPRTPEAPPPDLPAGDDASEISRRESAVVVSNGGPPTRTAATEPAAAPVSPASLAAPGSAAGSATTVPAAQPGHGTTVPAAQPGHGTTVPAARGAAAGGSPAGGSPAGGSPSGGSPAGGSPSGGSPAGGSPAGGSPAGGSPSGGSPAARLGLSVRPAPKQDFTELRTPADPWAAVEAAEAEAARIAAAEAADAAALRAANAAALRAADAAALGAANAAAPRAADAASLGAADSGALRAADSGALRAADAAASRVAAGSSVSGHTVAEQLGTAETVPGYAVPVSPAAGTGEDHEPSTQFIAGAPFGTGGTPYGKKALTARRRRTVTIAGVVVVVVAAAATGIALSNLDGENKATGAAPSAAASAPAGPAPVPTQKLVIRTDTGGPMNSASWQTRIQTLDPVTGAREDLAGTEPGDTLPRWSNDRSRIALTHRSADEPFAIYVMDKTGENRRVLVEDVTGGRVVWSPDDSRLAFVRKVGDNPQIFTIPAGGGEPTALTDSATQKDDPVWSADGKSIIYWAKEKGVRSLFALDVANPQEPGRRITEAELGDSLDPAVSPDGTQILFTRKIGEDNYDVWQIGLDGSGPKPVTNDAAREMDPTWSVDGEWFAYVRGDLNHPQIYIERKDGTGEQPLTKGDDREGHPCWF; from the coding sequence GTGACTGCGGACTACGGCCTGGGCATCGATCTCGGCACCACCCACACGGCGGCGGCCGTGCTGGTCGATGGACGCGTCGAGTCCGCACGGCTCGGCGCCCGCCGCATGGAGATCCCGTCCGCGATCTTCGTGAAGGAGGACGGCGGCCTGCTCGTCGGTGACGCCGCCGAACGCCGCGGCCAGGACGAGCCGGCCCGGCTGGCCCGCGAGTTCAAGCGCCGCCTCGGCGACCCGGTGCCGACCATCGTGGGCGGGATGCCACTGTCCACCCTGACGCTCACCGCGAAGCTGCTGCGCTACGTGCTCGACACCGTCACTACCCAGCAGTCGGCGCCGCCCGCGCACGTGGCGCTGACCTACCCCGCGCACTGGGGTCCCTACAAACGCGACCAGCTCGACCAGGCGATCCGCCTCGCCGACGCCGGTCCGGTCCGGCTGATCAGCGAGCCGGAGGCGGTGGCACACCGGCACGCGGCGGCCGGCCGGATCACGCCGGGCGAGACCGTCGCCGTCTACGACCTGGGCGGCAGCAGCTTCGACGTGGCGGTGCTGCGCCGCGACCCGGACGGGTTCACGCTGCTCGGCGCGCCCGAGGGCGTCGACCAGCTCGGCGGCGGTGACTTCGACGAGGCCGTCTACGCCCATGTGCTGAGCACGCTCGACGGCGTCGACTTCGACGATCCCGAGGCGGCCGCGGCCCTGGCCCGCCTGCGGCGCGACTGCGTCGAGGCCAAGGAGTCGCTCTCGTTCGACACCGAGGTGACCGTCCCGGTCGCGCTCCCCGGCCGGCACACGCGCATCCGCATCAGCCGCGCCACCTTCGAATCCCTGATCACCCTGCCGATCCGCGACACCGTCGACGCCACCCGGCGGGCCCTGCGCTCGGCCGGCATCCAGCCGGACTCCCTCGCGGGCATCCTGCTGGCCGGCGGCTCCTCCAAGATTCCGCTGGTCGCATCGGTCCTCAACGACGCATTCGGCCGCCCGATCATCACCGACTCGCACCCGGAGCTGAGCGTCGCGCTGGGTGCGGCATCACTCTCCCGCACCCCCATTCCTCGTACGCCGGAAGCCCCGCCACCCGACCTCCCCGCCGGCGACGACGCTTCCGAGATCTCCCGCCGCGAGTCGGCAGTGGTCGTGTCGAACGGCGGTCCCCCCACGCGAACCGCGGCGACGGAGCCGGCCGCAGCGCCTGTTTCACCTGCCTCACTCGCTGCGCCCGGATCGGCGGCCGGTTCTGCCACGACGGTTCCCGCAGCTCAGCCCGGTCACGGCACGACGGTTCCCGCAGCGCAGCCCGGTCACGGCACGACGGTTCCCGCTGCTCGGGGCGCGGCCGCCGGTGGATCACCTGCCGGTGGATCGCCCGCCGGTGGTTCACCTTCGGGTGGATCGCCTGCCGGTGGATCGCCTTCGGGTGGATCGCCTGCCGGTGGATCGCCTGCCGGTGGATCGCCTGCCGGTGGATCGCCTTCGGGCGGGTCGCCGGCCGCTCGGCTCGGGCTTTCGGTTCGGCCTGCGCCCAAGCAAGACTTCACCGAATTGCGCACCCCGGCCGACCCCTGGGCCGCCGTGGAAGCCGCCGAAGCCGAGGCCGCCCGCATCGCCGCCGCCGAGGCCGCCGACGCCGCCGCCCTGCGAGCCGCCAACGCCGCCGCCCTGCGAGCCGCCGACGCCGCCGCCCTGGGGGCCGCCAACGCCGCTGCTCCGCGAGCCGCCGACGCTGCCTCCCTGGGGGCCGCCGACTCCGGTGCCTTGCGGGCCGCCGACTCCGGTGCCTTGCGGGCCGCCGACGCTGCTGCTTCGCGGGTCGCTGCTGGCTCGTCCGTTTCTGGTCATACCGTCGCGGAGCAGCTCGGGACGGCTGAGACGGTGCCGGGTTATGCGGTTCCCGTTTCGCCGGCGGCCGGGACTGGCGAGGACCATGAGCCGAGTACGCAGTTCATCGCGGGTGCGCCGTTCGGCACGGGCGGTACCCCGTACGGCAAGAAGGCTCTGACCGCACGCCGGCGACGGACAGTGACCATCGCGGGGGTCGTGGTAGTCGTCGTGGCCGCTGCCGCGACCGGCATCGCGCTGTCCAATCTGGATGGTGAGAACAAGGCCACCGGCGCCGCACCGTCAGCGGCCGCCTCCGCCCCCGCCGGACCGGCACCCGTGCCCACGCAGAAGCTGGTGATCCGCACCGACACCGGCGGTCCGATGAACTCGGCGAGCTGGCAGACCCGCATCCAGACGCTCGATCCGGTCACCGGCGCCCGGGAAGACCTGGCCGGCACCGAACCCGGCGACACGCTGCCGCGCTGGTCGAACGATCGCAGCCGGATCGCGCTGACGCATCGGTCGGCGGACGAGCCGTTCGCGATCTACGTGATGGACAAGACCGGGGAGAACCGCCGCGTGCTCGTCGAGGACGTGACCGGCGGCCGGGTGGTGTGGTCGCCGGACGACAGCAGGCTCGCGTTCGTCCGGAAGGTCGGCGACAACCCGCAGATCTTCACGATCCCGGCCGGCGGTGGCGAGCCCACGGCGCTGACCGATTCCGCCACCCAGAAAGACGACCCGGTCTGGTCGGCGGACGGCAAGTCGATCATCTATTGGGCGAAGGAGAAGGGCGTACGCTCACTCTTCGCTCTCGACGTCGCCAACCCGCAGGAGCCCGGCAGGCGGATCACCGAGGCCGAGCTCGGCGACTCACTCGACCCGGCGGTCTCTCCGGACGGCACGCAGATCCTGTTCACCAGGAAGATCGGTGAGGACAACTACGACGTCTGGCAGATCGGCCTCGACGGCTCGGGTCCGAAGCCGGTCACCAACGACGCGGCCCGCGAGATGGACCCGACCTGGTCGGTGGACGGCGAATGGTTCGCCTACGTGCGCGGCGACCTGAACCATCCCCAGATCTACATCGAACGCAAGGACGGCACCGGCGAGCAGCCGCTGACGAAGGGCGACGATCGGGAGGGCCACCCGTGCTGGTTCTGA
- a CDS encoding alpha/beta fold hydrolase, whose protein sequence is MRNWKTFALAGVAGVSVLALIPVGASASSPAAGVKHEQSAVKPTVVLVHGAWADASGWNDVTAKLQAKGYTVVAPPNLLRSLDEDSAYLKSFLATISGPIVLVGHSYGGAVITNAATGNPNVKSLVYISAYAPDQGETIAEAGALNGGDNSVLVSHLIKRAYPNTGGYVDTTVDPAWFPKLFAADAPLSKTKLMATQQRPLSSAAFEGETGVPAWKSITSYYLVSLDDKTIPPVAEKAMAARAAKGRTVEIHSSHAAMVAHPAAVTDLILRAARS, encoded by the coding sequence ATGCGTAACTGGAAGACGTTCGCTCTCGCTGGTGTCGCCGGTGTCTCGGTGCTCGCCCTCATCCCGGTGGGGGCGAGCGCGAGCAGCCCGGCCGCCGGGGTCAAGCACGAGCAGAGCGCGGTCAAGCCGACCGTGGTGCTGGTGCACGGCGCCTGGGCGGACGCGTCCGGCTGGAACGACGTCACCGCCAAGCTGCAGGCCAAGGGCTACACCGTGGTCGCCCCGCCGAACCTGCTGCGCAGCCTGGACGAGGACAGCGCGTACCTGAAGTCGTTCCTCGCCACGATCAGCGGGCCGATCGTGCTGGTCGGGCACTCGTACGGCGGCGCGGTCATCACCAACGCGGCCACCGGCAACCCGAACGTGAAGTCGCTCGTCTACATCTCCGCGTACGCCCCGGACCAGGGCGAGACGATCGCCGAGGCCGGCGCGCTGAACGGCGGCGACAACTCGGTGCTGGTGTCGCACCTGATCAAGCGGGCGTACCCGAACACCGGCGGCTACGTCGACACCACGGTGGACCCGGCCTGGTTCCCGAAGCTGTTCGCTGCGGACGCCCCGCTCAGCAAGACCAAGCTGATGGCGACCCAGCAGCGCCCGCTGTCGTCGGCGGCGTTCGAGGGCGAGACCGGCGTGCCGGCCTGGAAGAGCATCACCTCGTACTACCTGGTGTCGCTGGACGACAAGACCATCCCGCCGGTCGCGGAGAAGGCGATGGCCGCCCGGGCCGCGAAGGGCCGGACCGTCGAGATCCACAGCTCGCACGCGGCGATGGTCGCTCACCCGGCCGCGGTGACCGACCTCATCCTGCGGGCGGCGCGCTCCTGA
- a CDS encoding alpha/beta fold hydrolase: protein MPLFPSYDGLHLFFDEKGEGPPLVVLAGGPGTDARYLGDLGGLSATRRLVLLDARAAGRSGVPDDRDTVSFTEQAHDVEHLRRHLGLERLDVLAHSAGCLTAQEYAAAYPGRVRRLILVTPVGRAAREPDPEELAALRDLRRGEPWYEHAAAGDAALRNGGLSPAEEILARARMIPFSWHRWTPEVRRTQYVKGHATSLRWLRDAFYRGSTDEVERLAAAIGEPLIIAGASDGLIGTAPARLAAATYPGSRLEVMTASGHRPWVEQPDHFRALVEEYLSASRAADGLG from the coding sequence GTGCCCCTCTTCCCCTCGTACGACGGACTGCACCTGTTCTTCGACGAGAAGGGTGAGGGGCCGCCGCTCGTGGTGCTCGCCGGCGGCCCCGGCACCGACGCCCGCTACCTGGGTGACCTCGGTGGGCTCTCCGCGACCCGCCGGCTGGTCCTGCTGGACGCGCGGGCGGCGGGCCGTTCCGGGGTGCCGGACGACCGGGACACGGTGTCGTTCACCGAGCAGGCCCACGACGTCGAGCACCTGCGCCGTCACCTCGGCCTGGAACGGCTGGACGTCCTGGCGCACTCGGCCGGCTGCCTGACCGCCCAGGAGTACGCCGCCGCCTACCCCGGCCGCGTCCGGCGACTGATTCTGGTCACTCCGGTGGGCCGGGCCGCCCGGGAGCCGGATCCGGAGGAGCTGGCCGCGCTCCGGGATTTGCGCCGGGGCGAGCCCTGGTACGAGCACGCCGCCGCCGGTGACGCGGCGCTCCGGAACGGCGGGCTCAGCCCGGCCGAGGAGATCCTGGCCCGGGCCCGGATGATCCCGTTCTCCTGGCACCGGTGGACGCCCGAGGTCCGCCGCACCCAGTACGTCAAAGGGCACGCCACGTCGCTGCGCTGGCTGCGGGACGCGTTCTACCGGGGATCGACCGACGAGGTGGAGAGGCTCGCCGCCGCCATCGGCGAGCCTCTGATCATCGCCGGGGCGAGCGACGGCCTGATCGGCACGGCCCCGGCCAGGCTCGCAGCGGCCACCTACCCCGGCAGCCGGCTGGAGGTCATGACCGCTTCAGGTCACCGGCCGTGGGTCGAGCAGCCCGATCACTTCCGGGCGCTGGTCGAGGAATACCTGAGCGCGTCCCGTGCGGCCGACGGGCTCGGCTGA